The Streptomyces cyanogenus DNA segment CGGAGACGGGCCGGCCGTTGAACAGGCCGTCGGAGCGGCCCACGGCCTTGCCGTCGGAGAACTTCAGTAACTCGATCCTGCCGTCCAGCCCAGGATGGGCGTCGGCGTTCGTCGGCATGACCTGGAGCGAGACGTTGTTCAACTGCCCCACCTCCAGTAGATGTTCGAGCTGCCGACGCCACACCATTGTGCCCCCGACCTGGCGGTGCAGCGGCGCCTCTTCCAGCACGAAGTGGATCGACGGGGCCGGAGCGCGTTCGAAGACCGACCGCCGGGCCAGCCGAGCAGCCACCATGCGTTCCACGTCGTCCGGCGAGTACGGCGGCTGCGCCGCCCCGATCACGGCTCGCGCGTGCTCCGCCGTCTGCAGGAGCCCGGCGATGATGTTGCACTCGTAGACGCCGATCTCCACCGCCTTGGCCTCCATCTCCGCCAAGGCCCGGACCTTCTTCGGGTAGCGGACCTTCTCCACGTCCTCCTTCATCGCCGAGAGCAGGCCGCCGGCCCCCAGGACGTCATCGGCCTTGTCC contains these protein-coding regions:
- a CDS encoding helix-turn-helix domain-containing protein, with product MTVGVDAEPLKDEVSERGWEVDPDDEWGVAVIATVGRQLKLRREAVGMRAGDFAKAVGYGEDMVYKIERGQRIPRPEYLDKADDVLGAGGLLSAMKEDVEKVRYPKKVRALAEMEAKAVEIGVYECNIIAGLLQTAEHARAVIGAAQPPYSPDDVERMVAARLARRSVFERAPAPSIHFVLEEAPLHRQVGGTMVWRRQLEHLLEVGQLNNVSLQVMPTNADAHPGLDGRIELLKFSDGKAVGRSDGLFNGRPVSDPKQLRILELQYGTIRAQALPPRESLAFIQKLLGET